A part of Gadus morhua chromosome 17, gadMor3.0, whole genome shotgun sequence genomic DNA contains:
- the LOC115529827 gene encoding uncharacterized protein LOC115529827 yields the protein MTQIWNRKTSILRKCDPSLYGVILGVVNEPNHWILTVIFPSEQRSLVLDPLGNDASKITRCLETTRAFMRARGCTVSRWKANTVPHSLQQDSTSCGIFAIKYAEKVLAEESPTFPNTEGAVVNYRREITVALLNETDDLSELCHHCGEGEEARGGSQDRPNATDWIQCDTCGRWYHEGCVGRPDRDPMYSCPACHQAQMSRCRPKRSKKR from the exons ATGACCCAAATTTGGAACAGGAAGACTTCAATTCTAAGG AAGTGTGATCCTTCATTGTATGGAGTCATTCTGGGGGTAGTGAATGAGCCAAATCATTGGATACTCACA GTCATCTTCCCCTCAGAACAGAGGAGCCTTGTGCTGGATCCACTCGGCAACGATGCCTCCAAGATCACAAGATGTCTGGAGACCACAAG AGCATTCATGAGAGCGAGGGGCTGTACGGTGTCCAGGTGGAAAGCCAACACTGTGCCACATAGCCTGCAGCAGGATTCCACTTCATGTGGAATATTTGCCATCAAA TATGCTGAGAAAGTCCTGGCAGAGGAGTCTCCTACTTTCCCAAACACTGAAGGGGCAGTGGTTAATTACAGGAGGGAAATTACTGTAGCACTTCTCAATGAGACTG ATGATCTCAGTGAGCTGTGCCACCActgtggagagggagaagaagcgCGAGGGGGGTCTCAAGACAGACCTAATGCCACTGACTGG ATCCAGTGTGACACCTGTGGAAGGTGGTACCACGAGGGTTGTGTTGGGAGACCTGACAGAGATCCTATGTACAGCTGTCCTGCATGCCACCAGGCTCAAATGAGTCGATGCCGTCCAAAACGGTCCAAAAAAAGATAA
- the LOC115529825 gene encoding uncharacterized protein LOC115529825, which translates to MEPLGFKRGMKEIMGDGLDIEVMTTDRSTSIRTIMREEFPNVQHEFDIWHTAKGLRKKIQRKGAIKGNEILAAWSSSIINHMWFTCATSKGDAEILKCRWQSILHHVCNEHEWTEDDGQTNRCGHHPLTAQEQSKRQWMKRESSAFENLESLVNDKRLLKDLEQMALFKHTGPLEIFHSAMLKYLPKRQGFSFQGMRERGHLACLEHNENIVKRKQATTKTGQPRFNQVFCRRSKQWVVKQIFIPHTTQFIDTLVTSVITRRRNPTILYKVSTSSLALPQPALPPNIAPVPKPPKEAAVAELKRRF; encoded by the exons ATGGAACCACTCGGTTTCAAAAGGGGCATGAAGGAGATCATGGGTGATGGCTTAGATATTGAGGTGATGACCACGGACCGCTCAACATCTATACGCACGATCATGAGGGAAGAATTCCCCAATGTTCAGCATGAGTTTGACATCTGGCATACAGCGAAAG GTTTGAGGAAGAAGATACAGAGGAAAGGAGCAATTAAAGGGAACGAAATTCTTGCTGCATGGAGCAG CTCAATCATAAACCACATGTGGTTTACCTGTGCAACAAGCAAGGGTGATGCAGAG ATACTGAAATGCAGATGGCAGTCCATTCTACACCACGTGTGTAATGAGCATGAATGGACAGAGGATGATGGACAAACAAACCGGTGTGGACATCATCCTCTAACAGCCCAGGAGCAAAGCAAGCGCCAATGGATGAAGAGGGAGTCTTCAGCGTTTGAAAATCTCGAATCGCTGGTAAATGACAAAAGGCTTTTGAAAGACCTGGAACAGATGGCCCTGTTCAAACACACTG GCCCGCTGGAGATCTTTCACAGTGCAATGCTCAAGTACCTCCCAAAAAGGCAGGGATTCTCTTTCCAGGGAATGAGAGAAAGGGGTCATCTTGCATGTTTggagcacaatgaaaacattgtCAAAAGAAAGCAGGCCACAACCAAGACAG GACAACCACGCTTCAACCAAGTGTTTTGCAGGAGATCCAAGCAGTGGGTCGTGAAGCAGATATTTATTCCACACACCACCCAGTTCATTGACACACTTGTCACAAGTGTCATAACCAGAAGACGAAACCCAACGATTCTATATAAGGTTTCAACATCCTCACTTGCCCTGCCCCAGCCTGCGCTGCCACCTAACATTGCACCAGTGCCAAAACCACCAAAGGAGGCGGCAGTGGCTGAATTAAAAAGGCGCTTCTGA